The Fusobacterium simiae genome window below encodes:
- a CDS encoding type II toxin-antitoxin system Phd/YefM family antitoxin: MTNTNATNLRKNLFSYLDSTIEYNDVINVNTKKGNVIIISEAEYNGLLETLYLLSDPTMREKLEAAKNATDEDYEVFEW; encoded by the coding sequence ATGACAAATACAAATGCTACAAATTTAAGAAAAAATTTATTTTCTTATTTAGATTCTACTATTGAATATAATGATGTTATAAATGTAAATACTAAAAAGGGAAATGTTATTATAATAAGTGAAGCTGAATATAATGGATTATTAGAAACTCTATACTTGTTATCAGACCCTACAATGAGAGAAAAACTAGAAGCTGCTAAAAATGCTACTGATGAAGA